From Vitis vinifera cultivar Pinot Noir 40024 chromosome 5, ASM3070453v1, the proteins below share one genomic window:
- the LOC100251646 gene encoding GDSL esterase/lipase At4g16230 encodes MGALSNRKITLRILFPISTFLVFLLSPCLAGNVPANFVFGDSLVDAGNNNYIVSLSKANYIPNGIDFGKPTGRYTNGRTIVDIIGQKVGFKDFTPPYLAPTTVGDVVLKGVNYASGGGGILNYTGKIFGGRINLDAQLDNFANTRQDIISRIGAPAALKLFQRSLFSVTIGSNDFINNYLTPILSAAEQKLVSPQTFVGTMISRFRLQLTRLYSLGARRIIVANVGPIGCIPYQRDTTPGVGDDCASLPNQMAQLFNTRLKSLVAELSTSLEGSKFVYADVYNIVDDIIQNYESFGFENANSSCCYIAGRFGGLIPCGPPSKVCSDRSKYVFWDPYHPSDAANEIMATRLLGGDSDDIWPMNIRQLIQS; translated from the exons AAAAATCACACTCAGGATTCTATTTCCAATATCCACTTTCCTGGTCTTCTTGTTAAGTCCTTGTTTGGCAGGGAATGTTCCTGCAAATTTCGTTTTTGGGGATTCTTTGGTGGATGCGGGAAACAACAATTACATTGTATCTCTTTCCAAGGCCAATTACATACCAAATGGGATTGATTTTGGGAAGCCAACAGGAAGATACACAAATGGAAGGACAATAGTGGACATTATAG GTCAGAAAGTGGGCTTCAAAGATTTCACTCCTCCTTACTTGGCTCCAACCACAGTTGGAGATGTTGTCCTCAAGGGTGTCAACTATGCTTCTGGTGGAGGAGGAATTCTTAATTACACTGGGAAGATCTTT GGTGGAAGAATCAACTTGGATGCACAGCTTGACAACTTTGCAAACACAAGGCAAGACATAATCTCAAGAATTGGTGCACCTGCAGCTCTGAAGCTGTTCCAAAGGTCTCTGTTCTCAGTTACAATAGGCTCCAATGACTTCATCAATAACTATCTGACACCTATCCTCTCAGCAGCTGAGCAGAAGCTGGTCTCTCCACAAACCTTTGTGGGCACCATGATTTCAAGATTCAGGCTTCAACTTaca AGACTCTACAGTTTGGGGGCGAGACGGATCATTGTGGCAAATGTTGGACCGATTGGGTGTATCCCATATCAGAGGGATACAACCCCAGGTGTAGGAGACGACTGTGCTTCCCTTCCGAACCAGATGGCCCAGTTGTTCAATACGCGGTTGAAGAGCCTAGTAGCAGAGCTCAGCACAAGTCTTGAAGGCTCAAAATTCGTGTATGCAGATGTGTACAACATTGTGGACGATATCATCCAGAATTATGAATCATTTG gTTTTGAGAATGCAAATTCGTCGTGTTGCTACATTGCTGGGCGCTTTGGGGGTCTAATCCCATGTGGGCCTCCGTCTAAAGTTTGTTCAGACAGATCAAAGTATGTGTTCTGGGATCCATACCATCCTTCTGATGCTGCTAATGAAATCATGGCCACTCGGCTACTAGGAGGCGACTCTGATGACATTTGGCCAATGAATATTCGCCAACTGATTCAATCCTAG